The following are encoded together in the Juglans microcarpa x Juglans regia isolate MS1-56 chromosome 2D, Jm3101_v1.0, whole genome shotgun sequence genome:
- the LOC121250234 gene encoding protein-tyrosine-phosphatase IBR5-like has protein sequence MRKRERENPCGVCGHYHKYEEGEVCGVCGHRIPAPSEKTSIQVSAFPSEILPEFLYLGSYDNASRSELLKSQGISRVLNTVPACQNLYKNSFTYHCLQDEKTLPFDDANQFLEQCERDKARVLVHCMSGKNRSPAIVIAYLMKSKGWRLAQSYQWVKERRPSVELSEAVYQQLQEYEQKLFGSFGTGNLVPPVFEPAGVPLFNFGFPKINDPVPIPAFSNVGATSIFARPPLDIPPHEFTFGAGLIQKNNDSTLNPNGSDIQMEGS, from the exons AtgaggaagagggagagagaaaacccTTGTGGGGTTTGTGGCCACTATCATAAATATGAAGAAGGAGAGGTCTGCGGGGTTTGTGGCCACCGGATTCCGGCTCCATCAGAGAAAACATCGATTCAAGTTAGTGCCTTTCCATCGGAGATCTTGCCCGAGTTCTTATATCTTGGTAGCTATGATAACGCATCGCGTTCGGAGCTTCTCAAGTCTCAGGGAATCTCTCGTGTTCTCAAT ACGGTACCTGCTTGTCAAAACCTCTACAAGAATTCATTCACCTATCACTGCCTCCAAGATGAGAAAACTTTGCCTTTTGATGATGCAAATCAATTTTTAG AGCAATGTGAAAGGGATAAAGCTCGTGTTCTGGTGCACTGCATGTCCGGAAAAAATAG GTCACCGGCTATTGTAATAGCTTACTTGATGAAGTCCAAAGGATGGAGACTTGCCCAAAGTTACCAGTGGGTGAAAGAGCGGAGACCATCTGTTGAACTATCTGAAG CTGTCTACCAGCAACTTCAAGAGTATGAGCAGAAGCTCTTTGGATCATTTGGTACAGGCAACCTTGTCCCACCAGTCTTTGAACCTGCAGGAGTGCCTTTGTTTAACTTCGGCTTCCCAAAGATTAATGATCCAGTTCCCATTCCCGCTTTCAGCAATGTTGGTGCTACCTCTATTTTCGCCCGTCCTCCTTTAGACATTCCTCCACATGAATTTACTTTTGGAGCAGGCCTGATTCAGAAGAATAATGATAGTACACTGAACCCAAATGGGAGTGATATTCAAATGGAAGGTTCTTGA